The Clarias gariepinus isolate MV-2021 ecotype Netherlands chromosome 4, CGAR_prim_01v2, whole genome shotgun sequence genome window below encodes:
- the LOC128520656 gene encoding cathepsin K-like, producing the protein MLKSGLVLFLLLASAVSHPLDSFSLDASWENWKTTHKKEYNDLGEEAIRRDIWEKNMRLIESHNQEYELGLHTYELGMNHLGDMTSEEVAQKLLGLQVPVDNDPMNTFSPDPLNKLPNSIDYRNFGYVTPVRNQGSCGSCWAFSSVGALEGQLKKTTGKLVNLSPQNLVDCVIENYGCDGGWMATAFRYVRDNGGIDSEEAYPYVGQEQRCAYNKSGKAAQCQGFEEVKKGSEDALASALVKVGPVSVSIDAGQSTFQFYKSGVYFDPNCHKEKVNHAVLAVGYDVTTHGEKYWIIKNSWGEKWGTKGYIWMARDHNNACGIANYAIYPLM; encoded by the exons ATGCTTAAATCTGGGTTAGTGTTATTCCTTCTGCTGGCCTCTGCAGTAAGCCATCCTCTGGATTCCTTTTCTCTGGACGCATCATGGGAAAATTGGAAAACAACCCACAAGAAGGAATACAATGACCTG GGTGAGGAGGCTATTCGCAGGGATATCTGGGAGAAGAACATGAGGTTGATTGAGAGCCATAATCAAGAGTATGAACTGGGCCTACACACCTATGAACTAGGCATGAACCACCTTGGAGACATG ACATCAGAGGAAGTAGCTCAAAAGTTGCTGGGTCTCCAGGTTCCTGTGGACAATGATCCCATGAATACCTTTTCACCTGACCCACTGAATAAACTGCCCAACTCTATTGATTACCGCAACTTTGGTTATGTTACCCCTGTAAGGAACCAG GGCTCATGTGGCTCCTGCTGGGCCTTCAGCTCAGTTGGTGCTTTGGAGGGTCAGCTAAAGAAGACCACAGGCAAACTGGTAAACCTCAGCCCTCAGAACCTGGTGGATTGTGTCATTGAGAATTATGGCTGTGATGGGGGATGGATGGCTACTGCTTTTCGCTATGTAAGAGACAATGGAGGTATTGATTCTGAGGAGGCTTATCCCTATGTGGGACAG GAGCAACGGTGTGCATATAATAAATCTGGGAAAGCAGCACAGTGCCAAGGATTTGAGGAAGTAAAAAAAGGTAGTGAGGATGCACTGGCATCTGCTCTTGTTAAAGTTGGCCCAGTTTCTGTTAGCATTGATGCTGGACAGTCGACATTCCAATTTTACAAGAGTG GTGTATATTTTGACCCCAACTGTCACAAAGAAAAGGTCAACCATGCCGTGCTGGCGGTGGGATATGATGTCACAACTCATGGTGAAAAGTACTGGATTATCAAAAACAG CTGGGGTGAGAAGTGGGGAACGAAAGGTTACATCTGGATGGCCCGTGACCACAATAATGCATGTGGAATTGCAAACTATGCCATTTACCCTCTCATGTAA
- the LOC128520659 gene encoding cathepsin S-like, with protein MLRSLLFTVICGAVVALKDPSLDMHWLLWKKNHSKTYNSELEELGRREIWENNIRLITLHNLEASLGMHTYELGMNHMADMTREEILQMFAGTQVPPNLTRRSSRFVASAGVSVPDSVDWRDQGYVTDVKNQGSCGSCWAFSAVGALEGQLKRTTGQVKSLSAQNLVDCSSKYGNKGCNGGFMSQAFQYVIDNGGIDSDEAYPYTGVDGQCRYDPSQRAANCSSYDFVSPGDEEALKQAVATIGPISVAIDATRPMFILYRSGVYNDVSCTQNVNHGVLVVGYGSMNGEDYWLVKNSWGSHFGDGGYIRMARNKGNMCGIASYACYPIM; from the exons ATGTTGAGGAGCTTGCTGTTCACAGTGATTTGTGGGGCAGTAGTGGCCCTTAAAGACCCAAGCCTGGACATGCACTGGCTGCTGTGGAAGAAGAATCACAGCAAAACGTACAACAGTGAG TTGGAGGAGTTGGGTCGAAGAGAGATTTGGGAGAATAACATACGCTTGATCACCCTGCACAACCTGGAGGCCTCTTTGGGAATGCACACATATGAATTGGGCATGAACCATATGGCAGACATG ACTAGAGAAGAGATCCTGCAGATGTTTGCTGGGACACAAGTACCTCCGAACCTAACAAGGAGATCTTCTCGATTTGTTGCCTCTGCTGGAGTTTCAGTACCAGATTCAGTTGACTGGAGAGATCAGGGTTATGTAACAGATGTTAAAAACCAG GGTTCATGTGGTTCATGCTGGGCCTTCAGTGCTGTTGGTGCGCTAGAGGGTCAGCTTAAACGTACTACGGGTCAGGTGAAATCGCTCAGTGCCCAAAACTTGGTGGACTGTTCCTCTAAATATGGAAACAAAGGTTGCAATGGAGGTTTCATGAGCCAGGCCTTCCAGTACGTCATTGACAATGGTGGTATAGATTCTGATGAAGCTTACCCTTACACTGGAGTG GATGGACAGTGCAGGTATGATCCATCACAACGTGCTGCCAACTGCTCCAGTTACGATTTTGTTTCTCCAGGTGACGAGGAGGCACTTAAGCAAGCTGTGGCCACCATTGGACCTATTTCTGTGGCTATTGATGCTACTCGTCCAATGTTCATCTTATATAGAAGTG GTGTCTACAATGATGTTTCCTGCACCCAGAACGTAAATCATGGAGTGCTGGTCGTAGGGTATGGCAGCATGAATGGAGAGGACTACTGGCTAGTGAAAAACAG CTGGGGCTCTCATTTTGGAGATGGAGGCTACATCCGCATGGCCCGCAACAAAGGCAATATGTGTGGCATTGCAAGTTATGCTTGCTACCCAATAATGTAG
- the onecutl gene encoding one cut domain, family member, like: MDGNMGEVSVHSHVELAHSQDSRVMLHSRDVSAAFSRPVLGSPSMGLDHEHRSPGYEHSMSTLGYGRESPANCGSTYTTLTPLQPFDDKFHHHHHHHPCLPVSNVIGSFTLMREDRGLGGNFYNPYSKDLGMAQTLSPPLGSSGLEPAMHSYSSLGTQNGHSGQMLAGSHEVHMGSNGGNLFCRTVADFGREMSPPSLGSDHGVSHHLNKMDSHHQHIPTYHPHIYTQTYQHHHTSQQASKLGELSASPPSSSSNSSLTREGMLAGSQSSSASEEINTKDVAQRIITELKRYSIPQAIFAERVLCRSQGTLSDLLRNPKPWSKLKSGRETFKRMSRWLQEPEFQRMASLRLEACKRKEQEQSKQERNQGPKRTRLVFTDLQRRTLMAIFRENQRPAKELQVTIAQQLGLELSTVSNFFMNARRRNLNRWSEEGRPSSTGSSGSSTSSPTVSCTTA, encoded by the exons atggaTGGAAATATGGGAGAGGTGTCAGTTCACAGTCATGTGGAGCTTGCACACAGTCAAGACAGTAGAGTGATGCTGCACTCACGAGACGTCTCTGCTGCCTTCTCACGCCCCGTGTTGGGAAGCCCTTCCATGGGCCTGGACCATGAGCACAGAAGCCCTGGTTACGAGCACAGTATGTCAACACTGGGCTATGGCAGGGAGAGCCCTGCAAACTGTGGCAGCACCTACACCACACTCACCCCCCTGCAGCCATTTGATGACAAGtttcaccaccatcatcaccaccatcctTGCTTGCCGGTCAGCAATGTAATCGGGAGCTTTACACTTATGCGTGAGGACAGAGGCCTTGGAGGTAACTTCTATAACCCCTACAGCAAAGACCTGGGCATGGCACAAACTCTGTCTCCACCTCTGGGTAGCTCAGGTCTGGAACCAGCCATGCACAGTTACAGCTCTTTAGGGACCCAGAATGGACATAGTGGACAGATGTTAGCAGGCAGCCATGAGGTCCATATGGGAAGCAATGGGGGTAACCTATTCTGCCGAACAGTGGCAGACTTTGGGAGGGAAATGTCACCCCCCTCTCTGGGCAGTGACCACGGCGTCAGCCACCATCTGAACAAGATGGACAGTCACCACCAGCACATACCCacctaccacccccatatttatACCCAAACCTATCAGCATCATCACACCAGCCAGCAGGCCTCAAAGCTGGGCGAGCTTTCTGCTtctcccccctcctcctcttcaaACTCTTCTCTCACCAGGGAGGGTATGTTGGCTGGTTCCCAGAGTAGCAGTGCGAGTGAGGAGATCAACACCAAAGATGTGGCCCAGCGGATCATCACAGAGCTGAAGAGGTACAGCATCCCGCAGGCCATCTTTGCAGAGAGGGTGCTGTGCCGCTCTCAGGGCACCCTGTCCGATCTGCTACGAAACCCAAAGCCCTGGAGCAAGCTCAAGTCTGGCCGCGAAACCTTCAAGAGGATGTCCCGCTGGTTACAAGAGCCAGAATTTCAGAGAATGGCATCACTGCGACTGGAAG CATGTAAGAGGAAAGAACAGGAGCAGTCTAAGCAAGAGAGGAACCAGGGACCAAAGCGTACTCGGCTGGTGTTCACAGACTTACAGCGACGTACACTGATGGCGATCTTCCGAGAGAACCAGCGGCCTGCTAAAGAGCTGCAGGTGACAATTGCACAGCAGCTGGGCCTTGAGCTTTCCACTGTAAGCAACTTCTTCATGAATGCTCGCCGCAGAAACCTCAACCGCTGGAGTGAGGAGGGACGCCCATCCTCCACCGGGTCCTCAGGGTCCAGCACCTCCTCCCCTACTGTCTCCTGCACTACAGCATGA